One Triticum dicoccoides isolate Atlit2015 ecotype Zavitan chromosome 5B, WEW_v2.0, whole genome shotgun sequence genomic window carries:
- the LOC119312682 gene encoding (+)-menthofuran synthase-like, translated as MVAEMVVEPWNSPVLITLLAFLVVVITVLVSTRRGSNAPPSPRGLPVVGHLHLLGSLPHRSLRSLAASHGPVMHLRLGRVPTVVASSAAAAEEAMKTRDLDFAGRPRLLMVDRFYYGTGGIGFAPYGDHWRQARRVCAVHMLSARRVASLGRVRAQEAAALAGRISGSGGVVNLSDSLAVYSNAVISRCTLGDADCGVEGGGARLRKAFGEMEELLGTVPMGETVPWLRWVDTVTGLERRARRVFEDMDGLLERVIADHRQRRRAAAATGDEDEGDFVDVMLDADELDTDSIKSIILDVLAAATDSTFALLEWAMAELINHPHEMRRLQAEVRAAVGPGAGAVVTEAHLPRLPYLRAVINETLRLHPPSPLLLPRETLEDTRLLGYDVPAGTRVLINAWAIGRDPATWGPRAEEFAPERFVGYGGLGGAGQDFSFLPFGAGRRGCPGVEFAMLSNELALASLVHGFDWELPGGRAPPVGMSELYGLSVCLKAPLLLVAKPWSCMDMDGVE; from the coding sequence ATGGTTGCAGAAATGGTTGTTGAGCCGTGGAACTCGCCCGTGCTCATCACCCTCCTCGCCTTCCTTGTCGTGGTGATCACCGTCCTCGTCTCCACCAGGCGCGGCAGCAATGCGCCCCCGTCGCCGCGGGGCCTGCCGGTCGTCGGCCACCTCCACCTGCTCGGGAGCCTGCCGCACCGGAGCCTCCGGTCGCTGGCCGCGTCCCACGGCCCGGTCATGCACCTGCGGCTCGGCCGCGTGCCCACCGTCGTGGCCTCCTCCGCGGCCGCGGCGGAGGAGGCCATGAAGACCCGCGACCTGGACTTCGCCGGCCGCCCCAGGCTCCTCATGGTCGACCGCTTCTACTACGGCACCGGCGGCATCGGCTTCGCGCCCTACGGCGACCACTGGCGCCAGGCGCGCCGCGTCTGCGCCGTCCACATGCTCAGCGCGCGCCGCGTCGCGTCCCTGGGCCGCGTCCGGGCGCAGGAGGCCGCCGCGCTCGCCGGCCGCATCTCTGGGTCTGGCGGCGTCGTGAACCTGAGCGACAGCCTCGCCGTCTACTCCAACGCGGTCATCTCCCGCTGCACGCTCGGCGACGCGGACTGCGGGGtggagggcggcggcgcgaggctgAGGAAGGCGTTCGGCGAGATGGAGGAGCTGCTCGGCACGGTGCCCATGGGGGAGACGGTGCCGTGGCTGCGGTGGGTGGACACGGTGACGGGGCTGGAGCGGAGGGCGAGGCGCGTCTTCGAGGACATGGACGGGCTGCTGGAGCGGGTCATCGCCGACCACCGCCAgcgccgccgtgccgccgccgccaccggggaCGAGGACGAGGGAGACTTCGTGGACGTCATGCTGGACGCCGACGAGCTGGACACGGACAGCATCAAAAGCATCATCCTGGACGTGCTCGCCGCCGCCACGGACTCGACCTTCGCGCTGCTCGAGTGGGCGATGGCGGAGCTCATCAACCACCCGCACGAGATGCGCAGGCTCCAGGCCGAGGTCCGCGCGGCCGTCGGCCCCGGCGCCGGCGCCGTCGTCACGGAGGCCCATCTCCCGCGCCTCCCCTACCTGAGGGCCGTGATCAACGAGACCCTGCGGCTCCAcccgccgtcgccgctgctgctgccgcggGAGACGCTGGAGGACACCCGGCTGCTGGGCTACGACGTGCCGGCGGGCACCCGGGTCCTGATCAACGCCTGGGCCATCGGCCGCGACCCGGCGACGTGGGGGCCCCGCGCCGAGGAGTTCGCGCCGGAGAGGTTCGTCGGGTACGGCGGCCTCGGCGGTGCCGGGCAGGACTTCTCGTTCCTGCCCTTCGGCGCCGGGAGGAGGGGCTGCCCCGGGGTGGAGTTCGCCATGCTGTCCAACGAGCTGGCGCTGGCGAGCCTCGTGCATGGCTTCGACTGGGAGCTGCCCGGCGGGAGGGCGCCGCCGGTGGGCATGAGCGAGCTGTACGGCCTCTCCGTGTGCCTCAAGGCGCCTCTGCTTCTGGTCGCCAAGCCGTGGTCGTGCATGGATATGGATGGCGTTGAATGA